Genomic segment of Zingiber officinale cultivar Zhangliang chromosome 11B, Zo_v1.1, whole genome shotgun sequence:
TATGGTTGTCACTTGTCACTATGTGGATTCTAGTTGGAATTTGCAGAAGCgaaatctaaattttttagatGTTCCTCCACCTCATAACGGTGTTTCCATTTGTGatgtgttgaataagtgtttggtTGAATGGGGAATTGAAAATAAGGTATGGTCAGTTACAGTGGATAATGCTAGTTATAATGATGTAGCTGTGAGGATGTTGAAGGATAACCTCTCTTATAAAAACAATCTTCCTCTTAGTGGCAAATTATTTCATGTAAGATGTTGTGCACACATATTGAATCTTTTGGTGCAAGATGGGTTATCTGAAATTGAAGATATTGTTTTCAATGTGCGTGAAAGTGTGAAACACATAGCTGCTTCAGAGACCCGTGTTAATATATTTAGTGAAATTTCAAAGCAATTGAAACTATCTTCAAAGAAGCTTGTTTTGGATTGTTGCACGAGGTGGAATGCAACATTTTATATGTTATCGGCTGCTTTAGAGTTCAAAGATGTTTTTCCTAGATATGCAGCAAGGGATGTAGCTTATACTTTTTTGCCAAGTGAGGACGATTGGAAAAAGGTTAGTGTTGTTTGTTCATTTCTCGAGGAATTTAATGAAGTAACTCATCTTATTTCGGGAAGTGAATATCCTACTTCTAACTTGTTCCTTACTGAACTTTATACCATAAAGAAATTGTTAAATCAGGCAAGTTCAGATGAAGGAAGTTTTATGGCAGCAATGGCTAACAAGATGAAGGCTAAATTTGATAAATATTGGGGTGATAGCAACTTATTAATTTCTATAGCAGCAGTGTTAGATCCAAGGAACAAGATGAAATTGATTGAATGGTGTTTTTCAGAGATCTATTCTCCTGGTGATGCAATTGAGCACATTTCTACTGTTCATGAGACATTGCGCATGTTGTACAATGAGTATGTTGAAGCTCATAAAACTACTGTTGGCAGCAGCAATGTTCAAGATGAAACTCAAAGAGAAAGTTCTATTGGTCGGACTAATTTAAATGGAAGAGGAAAAGGTAAAGTAAGGGCACAATTTTATAGTTACATTAAGAATGTTGACAGTATTGAGCAAGTAAAATCTGAATTAGATGTGTACTTGGATGAAGGATGTGTTATTTGTGAAGATGACATTAACTTTGATGCATTGTCATGGTGGagaattaacaacttaaagttTAGGATCTTATCAAAAATGGCTTGTGATGTACTATCAATTCCGATAACTACAGTTGCTTCTGAATCAGCTTTTAGTGCCGGTGGTAGGGTAATTGATCCTCATCGTGCCTCTTTGGGAACAGATACAGTCCAAATATTACTTTGTGCATCAGATTGGTTGCGTGCTCATTATGGAATCAAGAAAAAATCAAAGGTGAGTATATAAGCatcttatttaattaattgttgacTTACTGTCATATGTTTTGTATATTATTTTATTCATGTCTAATTTTTTTGATGTTATATATTTGTATGTAAAAGGAAAAGTCAGAGATGAAAGAGATCCAATTTACTTAGTTGCTGCCTTTATCGTCAACTttcaaaaggtatggatacagttttatttttatattgtgATTTTCTTATGTAGTTTGATGTAAACATTACAAAATTTGATGATCGTGTGATCGTTGGAATATTTTGTTAGGTTCTTAGTAGTAGATAATGACTTTTTCTATTTACTGATGCTATGGAGGAGGAGGTTCTCCAGCGTGTCCAAGCCTGGAACTTTTGCTGCAGTTAATATGAAGAAAAACGTGGGTGTTTAGACTGCAATTTTGTAATCCTCTTTAAATTGATTCAAACTTTTGTTGTAGTAGAGAAAAACGGTGTTAAAACTGTAATTTTGTAATTGGCTACAGTTAATATGTAAACTTTTTCTGTTAATTGGCTGCAAGACTTTAATTTTGTAATTTTCTTATTATTTGTGTTAGGAACTATTAAATGGTGTTAAGGATTTATTATCGTACTGACAatgagttttaataatttttagtGAAATTTTGTAAGTGATTTTCACGAGCTCAAACTCGAGCTCGATTATGTGCCCAACGAGCTCGAACTCAAGCTTatttaacgagccgagctcgagctaagtttgtttaatttttaaacgaGCTAttttcgagccgagctcgagccgttCGCGAGCTCTTTAATTTTCTtacgagccgaactcgagcctaAGAATTAAAGttcgaatcgagctcgagctcgagctcgagctttgggaaaagttaatcgagccgaattcgagcctcatactgttcggctcggctcggttcgattacacccctagtttGAACCAGAAGGTCAATCTTTTACCTTAATATCAGTTTACCTTTTTGACTGAAAGATTCAGACAAAAACTCAAATTTCTACCGATTTCTCCTCCGCGCTTTTTACTCCAGTCAACGACTTTTTCTATCTGCCGTTCACTTAATCTCTAAACTTCCTGCGCAAGACACATACCAGATTAACTAATTCTTTACACCAAATTTAAGATTATAAATAAATCAAGTATTCATATTTAATGAAAACGTATTTATGTTATTCTCAATAATTTTGAACagctaattaaattcaaaatatataaaaaaaattaagtggtgggataattttttcataaaaattaatttaattttttatatcatatataaacACAATTTATAAATTGAGTAAGTTACTTTAACACATGATAATGCTTTGAAAATCTCAACAGTAAATTAATATAACAAACTctctcttataaaaaattaatttaatattatatttaattttaacataaaaagttgagaaaaatatattttctatcaatctaagatatttataaaagattttttttctttgtattgtCAGTTTTAAAATGTAAGATAAAAAGAACTCTAAACTTTTAATTGACTAatgaaaaaaatcttaataatataCCATAGTTAAGACTCTAAACTTTAAAACTtcgattaattaataaaaaaatatttaataatacaTCATAGTTAAATGTCGAACATATCATTgattaatgaatttttttttaataatataggGCTCAGCTGAACTTTAAACTTTAATCCTTGATTGATgagtttataaaaattattacaatctaaaaattactaataaatctagAAATTACCTAAATATGAGTTTACGTTTTTTGACTGAAAAGATTCAGACAAAAACTCAATTTTCTGCCGCTTTCTCCTCCGCGCTTTTTACTCCATTCAAAGACTTTTTCTATCTGCCGTCAGTTAATCTATAAATTTTCTGCGACAAGACACATACCAGATTAACTAATTATTTACACCAAATTTAAGcttataaataaatcaaatattCATATTTAATGAAAACACATTAAGGGGGCTTGGTTTGGATAAGAAAATGGGAATAAAAATAAGAATGATAGTAAATATTAATGAAATGAGAATGATTTCTATACTTCACATATTATTCAGTAATGATCAATTTCTATATTTAGAGGAATGAATCCGTAGGTTCCATCATCATTTCCCCAAACAAAACACCAAGTTTCATTCCAAACCCCCCCCCAAACAAGCATCCCCTAAATATTTTCGGTGGGATAATATAgggaataattttaaatttttaagtattATCTCTATTTTTACTAGTGATTAATTaatgagaaatttttttaataataaaatcttCAACTCTAGATTCCTGATTAATATTAAAAGATATGTCCTATGATTCCTGATTAATATTAAAAGATATGTCCTATGTATGCTATAGTGATCCAGGCACTTGAATTTCCTTTCTAAATTAACATCTCCTCCAAGAACCCTATGGCCTGTAAGCatctaaaatattttattttgaacgtTATAACCTAAAAGGAAAATCTAAACTCTAGAAAgaaaatcttattagcttaaacccattataactcatcatctaaatccaaaaatcttaaatcctaaatatatataggataccccataaatatttaaaatttataatcttAAACACTATAACTCAAAAGGGAAGCTTGAACCCTATCGAAAAAAATTTTATTGACTCAAACACATTATAACTCAACTCCTAAATCCTAAAATATTAAactctaaatatatataatataccctataaaataaacaaaaagcaTAAAAAAACATTCTAATTGAATCCAGGGCACATGCATGGATTCAACCCAAGGCGTTTGGATTCAATCTAGGCACCCTGAGTCTGCACAGTCACACGGTAACGAGTCTGTAATATAGTAAatttgtgtgtgtatatatatatatatataacaatgatatGATGCCCAACTCCTATCCGCGACtctcacataatatatttatagCAATATTATGTTGTACTATGTGAACACGTAatgtaattttttaatttgattttttttacataatactattatatatagagagagttGTCATCTACTGCGGATGAAATGTCGCGCGCTTGTATGCACCATAACGATCCAAGCGcctaaattcaatttttttaaaatcaacattTCTTTAAAGATAAATATACTATACTCCGTgaatatctaaaattttttatcttgaacactataacccaaaaggaaagcctgaaccctaaagagaaaatcttattagcttaaacCTATTATAATACaacacttaaattttaaaatcttaaatcctaaatacatataatatatcatgtgagtatataaaatttttaattttaaacactataacctaagaGGGAAGCTTGAACTCTAAAAGACAAATTTTATTGACTTAAACTCATTATAACTAACTtctaaatcctaaaatcttaTCCTAGACTAGTGTCGCGCATCGGGCGAAAGGTCCACATCATAGtaattctctctctatatatagttaatatttaattatgaattgtttattaatatgaaatttgtaaataaataaaaaaaattaaaagttcaaTAACccatcaaataaattttaaaatataaaatttaaaaccatCAAACCGCTAATCAGACAAGCTAGTAGAGCTAGatatataatatctcatctaAGTTAATGAACCAAATGCAAaactaaactcaagctcataataaaaaaaaaaaaaacctagaataACAATTTTAATGACTTGGTTATTTTCAGACTCTATTTGTCTTGACTCTTAGCTTATCTAGCAAACTTGAACAACAAGAAGCTTGGCTCGTTCACGGTCTCTGATCAAATTCACTAGAGTTTGTATCGTTGATCTTTCTCACTGAAAAAAAAAGCATGAACACTGAATTCAATCACGAACAGAACACAGATAAAAAGCAGGGAAGAAGCAGCACTCAACCATGATCACAGAAAAAGGGAACACGGCGCGAGCCCACTATAAAATAATGCGCATTTCATTTGCGTGATTTAATTTCTTATACAACGAGACAATCAATCGATAACCATTTTTTTCAATAGCCTACTTATCGCATACCCACCATCCTAGTACCTGCAATTGGAACAACAATCGCAGAAAAGGTAGGTGATATCTGACTTCAGATATCATAAATCTCGGCAGAATTTGCTTCGCATCTTTTCTGAAGCCTCACATGGATCGATCTATAAATACCAATCGTACCACCTGAGATCTAGACATGCGCAGCACAAGATTATTCAAGGCCTTCGTTTTTGAGTACACTGGTCCAATTCTAATTCCTTAGCTTTCATGGCTGAGCTCAAGGTGATTGCCATTGTTCTACTCCTCGCACTCGTCCTCTGTTCTCGGCCTGTTGAAGCCGTTTTCAACATCGCCGACTACGGCGCCAAGTCCGACGGTCAAACGGACTCCGCCGGCGCTTTGCTCAGCGCGTGGCAGGCCGCCTGCCGCTCGACCGGCGCGGCCACGGTCTACGTGCCGGCTGGCTCATTCTTAGTCCGGCGAGGGGAATTCAGCGGGCCCTGCGAGAGCAGCAAGATCACGTTCCAGATAGACGGCACCCTCGTCGCGCCGTCGGGCTATGGCGCCGCCGGAGAGTGGCTCCTGTTCGACCACGTGGAGGGCGTGGAGGTCTACGGCGGCACCATCGACGGCCGCGGCTCATCCTTGTGGGCGTGCAAGGCCGGCAGCCACGGTTGCCCCGCAGGCGTCTCcgtaagagctggatcgatcgatcgatcgatctctCTCATTTTCTCATAAATTATAACATTAATTCTTATTTTGTTTCTCGATCGATTGCCAACGGAGCGAGATGTGGGTGCAGTCGTTGGTGTTTAGGAACTCGAAGGGCATCACCGTCAGCGGACTGACGTCGGTGAACAGCGAGCTGTACCACATGGTGATCGACAACTGCGAGGGAGTGACAATGCAGGGCGTGAGGATAACGGCTCCGGGGAGCAGCCCCAACACCGACGGAATCCACGTGCAGGGGTCGAGCCACGTGACCATCACCGGCGCCGGCATCAAAACCGGAGACGATTGCATCTCCATCGGGCCCGGCACCACCGACCTCTGGATCGAGCAGGTCAACTGCGGCCCCGGACACGGCATAAGGCATGCACGCACTATAATTCAGTCAATTAATTCATCGTGCACGAAGTATATTAATTAATTGGATGGATTCGATTGGTGCAGTATTGGGAGTTTGGGGAAGGGGTACGATGAGGCCGGAGTGGAGAACGTGACGGTGAAGACGTCAGTGTTCGCCGGAACGACGAACGGGCTGAGAATAAAGACGTGGGGGCGGCCGAGCGAGGGGTTCGTGAGGGGGGTGGTGTTCGAGCACTCCGTGATGCAGGACGTGCAGAACCCGATCATCATCGACCAGAACTACTGCCCCGACGACAAAGGATGCCCTGACCAAGTAATCAATCAATTATTCATTTCAGCTTAAATTAAAGTAATTGTTACGAAAATGAAATTGCCATGGATCACATGGATGGATACATGCATGTGCAGAGTTCGGGGGTGAAGATAAGCGAGGTGACGTACAACGACATCCATGGGTCGTCGGCGTCGCAGGTGGCGGTTAAGTTCGAGTGCAGCCCGAGCAATCCGTGCACCGGAATCTGGTTGCAGGACATCAAGCTCACGTATGGGAACACGCCAGCGGAGTCGTCCTGCCAGCACGCCGATGGATCTGCTTCCGGCTTCGTCGTGCCACCCAGTTGTCTCTGAGGGAACGATAATGAAACTACGAATATGATACCGCTATGGCATACGCGTAGTCGCGTGGACTCAATCTAATAGGGTATCACTGGGGGCTAGCCGGCTATGCGTTTTTCATGATCTAGTTTTTTTCTATGGCCTATATGGTCGTGATAACAAAAATGCGGTATTTTACTGAATCtcgtaaataaattttgatattatcTAAATCCCGTAgtcatttttttataatattcaaATGATGAACTATATTTTAAAACACCTAAGTTCAACTAATTAATGGACTTAAAAAGTACTTTTAGAAAATCTCCTAGTATATTTATACcattatatttaaatttgataatataaattgacaatgaatttttaaatttgtaaagcttgattaaatttattataagACAATGATACTTATTAACCAGTACAACAATGAGTTTTTAGAACTTTactgatttaaaaaatattacacttGAAGTTTTAAATGGCGTAGATTCATTTATACTTTCCAATCTAAATTAGATAATTTAAATTGAGAattgtgaatttttaaatttttagagtaaAATTAAAAGATGTAGTCCCAATTTAATTATTATTGTTAATTTACATTATCAAATTGAGATCCAAGACagaaatacattaaaaaaaatttcagaatTAGATTAATTTAGAATTATTTGAAATTCTCTAAGTTCAGTATAATTTGGATATTATCAAATTTTGATATGTTATATGGGTAATATCgaaatttacttagttcggaaggAACGGAGGGCATAGGTCGTTGAATCTCAATCGTCCCTGCCGCTTTAAGTCGCATCACAGGCACAGCCGTGAAACTGTCAATTTCCTTTGTGGGCCGTTGCAATAATTTAAATGGGCCTGTACTGTAAACAAGATCCGATCGGTTTTCTGCGGGTTTGGATTCTCTCGAACCCCGATTGGGGGAAAGGAAAACGAAACGAATCACTCGTTATCGCCTTGCAGTCTCTGTCGGCTGAGGAACGGAGCTCCGGTGGCTCACAGCGTCGACGAGGTACTGTTCTTCAAAGCTTCGTCGCGTTTCTCCTCCTTCTCGTTATTCATCTTTCCGTGGGATCTTTGTGTGTTCGGGTTTGGCGATTGCTTCGGGTCGATTGAGATGAGCAGCTCTGAGCTGGCTTAGCTCTGATTCGTGTGGTTTTTCTCTAGGTTTTGCTTTTGTTGCTTTGCTTTGTTGCTGTCCTTGTGATCCTCGATAAGCGGCCTATGCGTCGCTGGCCAGACTTCCCGAGCAGATCCTTCACTCTCGCTTCTTCTCCGGGCGGTCGAGAGAACGGCGATTATTTACCCCTCTGGAAAATCAGACGTCGGTCGCTTTTCTCCCTTCTTAAGCAGAAACGGCTCTTTGCTGATTCCACCTTCCGCTTCCTCTTCCCATTCCGAGCAGAGTCCAATGGAGCGAAGCGGCGATCCCTCGAGTCGATATCCTCTTCTCCCCTATCCTCGAGTAGCATCGCCTCCGCCCTTCGAGCCGAACACCTCTTGTCCGGCTTCTCTTCTGTCCTTCGTCCAGTGCCGAGGTTGCAGCTTCGTTTCTGTCAACCGAGAGTGAGAAAAATAGAGCGCAGTGTGAGAGTACCTATGCGCTCAAGCAGTAACCTTTCATGTTTCAACACCCCTCACTGAGCAATAGTTTGGTAAGTCGAGAAAAACTCCTGATGTGTTTTTGTCCTTTATTTGAGAATCTGGTCTCATCCTCTTGTTCGTTGATTACAGAGGTTTTTGTGGGGTTGTTGAAGCTCCACGATATCATCTAATTTAGGCAGTGAGCAGAAGGTGATGCTGTCATCTCTGGTATTCTGTATCGAGCAGAAAGTGAGAAAGGTAGAATAGAAGATCCCCATTAGGGTATAATGCCAAATTATATCCATCTCCCACATTTGATTTCCTCATTCCCTCCCCCTTTTGATTGGAGCAGGATTTTAATGTTGTGGAGAGTGACCTTTGTTTAATTGAGATTGGATCCACTGCCCTTATGCAGGAGGAGTATGTTCAGCTAAGTTCTGGATCAAACCAAGTCCTTGGTGGATGAGGGCTCCAATCAAAGAGAAGAGTTATTGTGCCTCTAATGGTGATGTCTTGGTTCCA
This window contains:
- the LOC122033969 gene encoding zinc finger BED domain-containing protein RICESLEEPER 2-like, translating into MAIWEIKSFYVLLKCQTLASLLHSSPDHLADTNAKSPTQPPLEDRQSLKKLSSPRCHLVDFVVSTSPQTRAGSSSPSLAEKFSREINSLAATVLFLISISQLASFCLRRNNQMSTPHLSTQDSAANPSLGEIQPSQNNTNDAIQSIDVQQPETIEVEDESPYTSKKRKRTSKAWADFKEVTLPDGTTKVECIHCKHRLTMNKTGVTSHFLRHLKGCMKKKITEQGQNNITLSTTIVESETVNAVHNFKYDHGKIREILSHMIIVHELPFLFSEYEIFNLLMRTATPYYQKISRATVKKDCITSYEIEKKKVMTSLKDVSRVSVTTDLWKSDQKVSYMVVTCHYVDSSWNLQKRNLNFLDVPPPHNGVSICDVLNKCLVEWGIENKVWSVTVDNASYNDVAVRMLKDNLSYKNNLPLSGKLFHVRCCAHILNLLVQDGLSEIEDIVFNVRESVKHIAASETRVNIFSEISKQLKLSSKKLVLDCCTRWNATFYMLSAALEFKDVFPRYAARDVAYTFLPSEDDWKKVSVVCSFLEEFNEVTHLISGSEYPTSNLFLTELYTIKKLLNQASSDEGSFMAAMANKMKAKFDKYWGDSNLLISIAAVLDPRNKMKLIEWCFSEIYSPGDAIEHISTVHETLRMLYNEYVEAHKTTVGSSNVQDETQRESSIGRTNLNGRGKGKVRAQFYSYIKNVDSIEQVKSELDVYLDEGCVICEDDINFDALSWWRINNLKFRILSKMACDVLSIPITTVASESAFSAGGRVIDPHRASLGTDTVQILLCASDWLRAHYGIKKKSKEKSEMKEIQFT
- the LOC122034914 gene encoding polygalacturonase-like; translation: MAELKVIAIVLLLALVLCSRPVEAVFNIADYGAKSDGQTDSAGALLSAWQAACRSTGAATVYVPAGSFLVRRGEFSGPCESSKITFQIDGTLVAPSGYGAAGEWLLFDHVEGVEVYGGTIDGRGSSLWACKAGSHGCPAGVSSLVFRNSKGITVSGLTSVNSELYHMVIDNCEGVTMQGVRITAPGSSPNTDGIHVQGSSHVTITGAGIKTGDDCISIGPGTTDLWIEQVNCGPGHGISIGSLGKGYDEAGVENVTVKTSVFAGTTNGLRIKTWGRPSEGFVRGVVFEHSVMQDVQNPIIIDQNYCPDDKGCPDQSSGVKISEVTYNDIHGSSASQVAVKFECSPSNPCTGIWLQDIKLTYGNTPAESSCQHADGSASGFVVPPSCL